In Desulfoferula mesophila, the genomic window TCATGTAGCCGCGCACCCGCTCCGGGTAGGTCTTGGCCGGGCCCATGTCGCCCAGGTCGTAGTCGGCCTCCAGGCAATCCAGCCCGGCGGCCCGGGCCTGCTCCAGGCTCAGCCCCACCCGGGCGAACTGGGGGTCGGTGAACACGGCCGTGGGCAACACCCGGTCGTCGATCTCCCGAGGAGCCTCGTGGGTGGCGTTGTATCCGGCGGTCTGGCCCTGCAACACGGCCAGGTTGACCACCATGTTCCAGCCGGTGACGTCGCCCGCCGCGAAGATGTGGGGCTGGCTGGTGCGCATGTGGCGGTCCACCGCCACCTCGCCCCGCTGGCCCAGGGTCACCCCGGCGGCCTCCAGGTTCAGGCCCGCCACGTTGGGCCGCCGCCCCAGGGAGAGCAACAGGGCCTGGGCGCTCACGCTCACCTCTTTGCCCTGGTGCTCGAAGAAGGCGGTGACCTTCTCGCCTTCCCGTTGCACCCGCTTGAGCTCGGTGCCGGTGTAGATCTGGGCCCCGTCCTCGGCGAGGGCGTCGGCCAGAATGTGCCCATAGCGGTGATCGACCTTGCTCATCAGGTGCTCGGATCGCTGCACCATCGTGGTGGCCACCCCCAGGCGCGCCGCCGCCTGGGCCAGCTCCACCGCCTGGGTCCCCCCGCCCAACACCAGCAGGGACTGGGGCAGCTCGGCCAGGGCCATGAAGGCCGCCGAGTCCAGGTAGCCGCTTTCGGCCAGGCCGGGCACCGGGGGCACCACCTCGGCGCTGCCGGTGGCGATGACGATCTTGGCCGCGCTGATTTTTTGGCCAGCCACCTCCACGGTGTGGGGGTCCAGGAAGCGGGCGGCTCCCCGGTAGAGCTGAAGGCCCTGCTTCACCTTGGCCTCCACGCTCTCCACCCGGCCTCCGGCCAGGTAATCCACCACGCCCTTGGTGAATTGGTGCAGCGCGGGGTAGGCGGCCCGGCCGCTCACCCCCCTGGCCTTCACCTGGGCCGCCCCGTGCAAAAGAGTCTTGGATGGCATGCACCCGGCCAGGATGCACAGGCCGCCCAAACGGCCTCCCTCGGCCATGCCCACCTTGGCTCCCGTCTTCATGGCCGTGGTGGCCGCGGTGAATCCGCCGCTGCCGCCCCCGCCGATCACCATCAGGTCCAGATCAAAGGTGCTCACGATTGGTCTTCCTCGCTGGCTTTGAGCATGGCCCGGGCCCGGCGGCGGGCCGGCTCCTGCAAATCAACTTCCTGATCGGTTTCGTCCACTATCTCCGAGCCCACCAGGGATTCGATGACGTCCTCCAGGGTGACCATCCCCATGACCCCGCCGTATTCGTCCACCACCACCACCAGGTGCTCCTTGCGGGCCAAAAATCCGGCCAGCAGCTTTAGGGCGTTGGCTCCCGGCGGCACGAAGCGCACCGGCTTGACGAAATTCAAGAGGGTCTTGTCCAGGTCGCGCCCCTCCAGGCGGATGATGTCGTCCTTGTGCACGTAGCCCACCACCTCGTCGGGGGTGTCGCGCCACACCGGGATGCGGGTGTGGGCCCAGCGGCGGGCCTCCAGCTCCACCTCGTCCACGGTCAGTTCGCCGCTCAAGGACATCATCATGGTGCGCGGGGTCATGATGTCCGAGGCGGTGATCTCCTCCAGGCCGATGATGTTGCCGATGAGCTCGGCTTCCATGCGGCTGATCTCCCCGCCCCGGGCCCCCATGGCCGCCGCGGCCAGGATCTCCTCCTCGCTTACCGCCGAACCTATTTTGCTGGTGCGGGTAATCAGGCCGGTAAGGGCCTGGGTCATCCAGATGAAAGGCCGCAGCAACAAGATCATGACCCGCAGAGGAAAGATGGAGGGGGCCCACAGGCTGCGCCAATGCACCGCCCCCACCGTCTTGGGCAGGATCTCGCTGAAGATGAGGATGGCCAGGGTGAAAAACAACGAAAAGGCCCACAGGGAACCGGGCCCCCACACCTGTCCGGCGGCCCAGCCCGCCAGGGCCGCCCCGGCGGTGTTGGCCGCGGTGTTCAAGATGAGGATGGCGGCCAAGGGGCGGTCCACCTTGGACTTGAAGGCCCGCATGGCCAGGGCCAGGCGGTTGCCCGAGGCGGCCGCCGCCTCCAGGGTGATGATCCTGGTGGAGTAGAGCACCGACTCCAGCAGGGAACACAGGGCCGATATGATTATCGACGCGCATACCGCGACAATGAGCGTAGTCATGGTTTCTCCCGCCGGTTCCTACGAACTCCGGCTTTGCCCAAGAATACCATGGCCGGCTCGGGTGATTAACCGTCCGGCGGCCAAATTCGCGCGCGCTGCGTCTAATTAATAAATCACCTCCGGCAACCAGGTGGCCAGCTGGGGCAGGGCGGTGAGGAGCGCCGCGCCCAGGGTCAGGGCCGCCAGGAAAGGC contains:
- a CDS encoding CNNM domain-containing protein, with amino-acid sequence MTTLIVAVCASIIISALCSLLESVLYSTRIITLEAAAASGNRLALAMRAFKSKVDRPLAAILILNTAANTAGAALAGWAAGQVWGPGSLWAFSLFFTLAILIFSEILPKTVGAVHWRSLWAPSIFPLRVMILLLRPFIWMTQALTGLITRTSKIGSAVSEEEILAAAAMGARGGEISRMEAELIGNIIGLEEITASDIMTPRTMMMSLSGELTVDEVELEARRWAHTRIPVWRDTPDEVVGYVHKDDIIRLEGRDLDKTLLNFVKPVRFVPPGANALKLLAGFLARKEHLVVVVDEYGGVMGMVTLEDVIESLVGSEIVDETDQEVDLQEPARRRARAMLKASEEDQS
- a CDS encoding dihydrolipoyl dehydrogenase family protein, with the protein product MSTFDLDLMVIGGGGSGGFTAATTAMKTGAKVGMAEGGRLGGLCILAGCMPSKTLLHGAAQVKARGVSGRAAYPALHQFTKGVVDYLAGGRVESVEAKVKQGLQLYRGAARFLDPHTVEVAGQKISAAKIVIATGSAEVVPPVPGLAESGYLDSAAFMALAELPQSLLVLGGGTQAVELAQAAARLGVATTMVQRSEHLMSKVDHRYGHILADALAEDGAQIYTGTELKRVQREGEKVTAFFEHQGKEVSVSAQALLLSLGRRPNVAGLNLEAAGVTLGQRGEVAVDRHMRTSQPHIFAAGDVTGWNMVVNLAVLQGQTAGYNATHEAPREIDDRVLPTAVFTDPQFARVGLSLEQARAAGLDCLEADYDLGDMGPAKTYPERVRGYMSIRGEKGSGRIVGAELVAPEASLMIHDMAVAIKMKATAADIASIPYIHPCLGEISEFAAGRLASKLKA